ATGGCTTTGTTAGACGGCGTGTCACctctattttattttgttttattttattttattttatttttatgggGAAGGACTGCTCTCCTGGATGTTAGGCATGAACCCAGAGGCTTTCACATCAAAGTTAGCTCTTCCCATGGTCCATACTCCATACTCGGCGACGCGTTATTCCGTTGCTGTGCATGCCTGATTCGCAATAATGGTCGTAGTCAAAATCATTCGAActtttataaattaaaaataattattgcaATGTATTTTTCACCTGAATATTATTATTAGTGACGATGATGACACCTAgattaagaaaaaagaaaataaaaggaatggCAAAAATGGTCTTTGTTAGACGTTTTCTGTCACCatcaataaattttttgaagCTTTACTCCTTGGCATGAAAGCGAATAATAATTGAAAGGAGCTTTGAAATTAAAAGTTTAGCTCTCCAAGCGCAGCAACGCGGTCTTGGCTGTGCCAACTTCATAATTGATTATTCTGTAATGAACGCTAACTTTTGCCAGCTAAATACTACGTTTGCCATCAGACTTACAGTTGTTTATTTTACTTTTCTAGGATACTTCTTCGAGAGCACACGGACAAGAATTTAAGCAGCCATCATCTATATAAAGCCTCCATTTGTCTACTCCCAAGCATAGCAAACTGAATACGCAAAAATCTCTCCTTTCTTCTGAAGCTCTCCACTTTTCTTGTCCGAGTAAAAATGATCTCCCTTGCCTTCTTTAAAGCTTCATTCCTCCTGCAGTTTACCATAATTGCATCATTTCTACTAGCTGCCTATGCTGGTAATTTTTATCAAGATGTCGCCCAGACTTTTGGGGATCAGAGGTTTAAAATTCTTGAGGGTGGCCAACTTCTCACGTTGTCCTTGGACAAAACTTCAGGGTCTGGATTTCAGTCCAAGAATGAGTATTTGTTTGGAAGATTCGACATGCAACTAAAGCTTATACCAGGCAACTCTGCTGGTACCGTGGCCACATTTTATGTAAGTccgaaaattttccattttttagtaACTTAGGAttgttttttccattttcacacAAAATTGCACCATCTTTGGTACTCAGCTCATGAGGGATTGTGGTtggggttgggtttgggttgggttaTAAGTCCTCGGGACaccctcaagagttgccggcttttgaggacTGTTCTGGGATTAGATTTatagtttgacaaaaaaaaaaaaaaaagctcatgAGGGATTGTAACTTCTTGTGCAGTTATCATCCCAAGGACAAGGACATGATGAGATTGATTTTGAGTTCTTGGGAAACTCTTCTGGACAGCCTTACACAGTCCACACCAACGTTTATGCTCAAGGAAAAGGTGGCAGGGAACAACGGTTTCGCCTGTGGTTCGATCCCACAACATCCTTCCACACCTATTCAATTGTTTGGAATCCTCAAAGGATCATGTAAGCCCTTTCCATCATTTCATCATCTTATTCAATTCACTGCTctgcttgaaaaaaaaaatcttgttgCTTAGCAgtttttttctttataattattaaatgagtttgtggaatttttattttaatcagATTCTTGGTGGATAGCATACCAATAAGAGTATTCAACAATCAAGAATCAAATGGAGTACCATACCCCAAGAACCAGGCCATGAGAGTCTACTGCAGCTTGTGGAATGCAGATGACTGGGCTACACAAGGCGGCCTTGTTAAGACTGATTGGACGTTTGCCCCATTCACTGTGTCTTACAGAAACTTCAATGCAAATGGATGTGTTAAGGTACCTGGATCATCAGCCTGCGGTTCCACAAATTCATTGAACAATGATCAGGCATGGCAATCTCAAGGGCTTGATGCTAAGGGGAGAAACAGGATTCGATGGGTTCAGCAGAAATTCATGATCTATAATTATTGTAGTGATGCTACCAGGTTTCCACAGGGCTTTCCCACTGAATGCAGGGGCTCTAGGTTCTAGATTGCTCGAAGGTTGTTTTTCTGTGTAAACATTAGAAGTGGAATTCTTTATTCGTTTTGTAAATTTTCAACAGATTTTGTGAAATTCTTTATTCTTTGTAACttgtagaatgagaaaaaaaaaatgttgattAGATAATTATTTTTTGAGTAAAAGTCGAAACAAGTGTGAACATGAATAAAATCTTTCTTACAAATTGTTCGAGTCTGAACATGAATAAAATCTTGCGagtctttcttattttttgtctGCAATTATTCAAGTGTGAACATGGATAAAATCTTTCTTACAAATTGTTCGAGTCTGAACATGAATAAAATCTTTCGagtctttcttattttttgtctGCAATTATTCAAGTCTGAACATGAATAAAATCTTTCTTGTAAACAAAATGTTCAAGCATCAGTTTTTCATCACATTGCATAGTATCCCTTTTATCTTTAGCCCTCAAAAAGTTCCATTGAATCTCATCTTCAAGAATGCTGATACATGGGGTTCTAATGGCTTGCCTAATCATGGAAGCCTCTCAATCACATGGTTTTTAAAAGGTTTAAGCGTTTTAAAAGTTAAAGCTTTCAAAACAAGAGAGTAATATTTGCAAGCTAGCTAAGTTTAAATAACTTGAcgttttctttactttattaTTTGCAG
The DNA window shown above is from Coffea arabica cultivar ET-39 chromosome 5e, Coffea Arabica ET-39 HiFi, whole genome shotgun sequence and carries:
- the LOC140006659 gene encoding xyloglucan endotransglucosylase protein 1-like, with the protein product MISLAFFKASFLLQFTIIASFLLAAYAGNFYQDVAQTFGDQRFKILEGGQLLTLSLDKTSGSGFQSKNEYLFGRFDMQLKLIPGNSAGTVATFYLSSQGQGHDEIDFEFLGNSSGQPYTVHTNVYAQGKGGREQRFRLWFDPTTSFHTYSIVWNPQRIIFLVDSIPIRVFNNQESNGVPYPKNQAMRVYCSLWNADDWATQGGLVKTDWTFAPFTVSYRNFNANGCVKVPGSSACGSTNSLNNDQAWQSQGLDAKGRNRIRWVQQKFMIYNYCSDATRFPQGFPTECRGSRF